Below is a genomic region from Neomonachus schauinslandi chromosome 2, ASM220157v2, whole genome shotgun sequence.
gatcttctgggggaggggcctgttgccatggtttccaaatgtctttgccggaggcagaattgccccgcccttgccggtcagggctaagtcatctgctcaggtttgctcttgggagcttttgttccctgcaagctttccctacagctttggaggaggagagtgaaaatggtggcctcccaatctccgccccagaggagccgagaactcggccccgctcctcagtgcacccccagagaaaagccgtcaatcactcccgtctccccagtctccggccgcactccgtcctcacccggcctgtgaccgagggtttctatctctggcacccgaccccatgtggggtctccaaaccccgcagatccctgcagtgcgctcccacaccactcctcccaggggagtaaggggagtctccctggatctgccgtttgttgggtccctgctggaggagcagtggcccgactgagccgcggatcatggtttatggcaacccggagctgagagcccgtgcctgggctccgcctctgcagctggcttccctgctccaatccctgggagctctgctgcactcaggcacccctggtctttctgtgacccgagggtcctgagaccacactgtcccgcgagggttccaccccccacttagccactggagcaacgtccctcagtggagccgacttctaaaagttccgatttttttttttaaagattttatttatttatttgagagagagagaatgagagacagagagcacgagaaggaagagggcagagggagaagcagaccccctgctgagcagggagcccgatgcgggactcgatcccgggactccaggatcatgacctgagccaaaggcagtcgcttaaccaactgagccacccaggcgccctcgattttttttttttttatttgagagagggagagtgagagagagagagaaagcacatgagaggggggagggtcagagggagaagcagactccctgccgagcagggagcccgatgtgggactcgatcccgggactccaggatcatgacctgagccgaaggcagttgcttaaccaactgagccacccaggcgcccctaaaagctcCAATTTTGGGccccggggctctatcacttgcaaGAAGCGGCGGTCAGAGGCCCCTTCCCCGctgtctctcctcccgaatatggcctcggattcacttctccgcatgtcctaccttccagaaagtggttgcttctgttcagagagttgctattcttttcttcgatctcctgttgagttcgtaggtgtgcagaatggtttgatccctatgcagctgaattcctgagaccagacaaaatccagctctcctactcctctgccatcttgctccaccccctagtagcatgttatttaacctccatttatttgtggtctctacagatttttttcttgtaatgacttcttatttcatagtgttgtggCCAGAAAAAATGCATCGTGTGActtgatcttcttgaatttgttgaccTTTGTTTTGTGGTCCaatatgtgacctattctggagaatgttctctgtgctcctggaaagaatgtgtattctgctgtttttaggATGGGatgctctgaatgtatctgttaaatccatctgttccagggtgtcattcaaagccattgtttcctggTTGatgttctgtttagatgatctgtctgttgttTGTTGATGTAATGATGTAGGTGATGTAAgtgggtgtgttaaagtcccctactattactgtattattatcaattaattcctttaggttttttattaatcattttatgtatttaggtgctacTGTGttgggcacataaatatttaataatcatcatatattcttgttggattgtcccctttattattatatagtgtccttctttatctcttcttaCAGTCTATTTTAAGGtgtattttgtccaatataagtattgctactctggcttccTTTTGACATCATTTGCATgacagatgtttctccatcctctcactttcaatctgaaggtgtctttaggtctaacatatgtctcttgtaggcagcatatagatgggtcttgcctTTTTATCATTCTTCCACCCTATGTCTTCTGATGGGAGTGTGTCATCcctttacattcaaagtaattattgataaatatgtacttattgccattttcttacttgttttgttgttgtttctgaagattttctctgatcctttcttgtcttcctctcatgttttgctgattttcttgatttatatatctggatttctttctctttattctatgCAAATTTATTAGTGGATTTGATATATGCTTACCGTATGTTTGTAtttaacatcttctgcatataacagtctatattaagttgatggtgttttaaatttgaacctattcttctctcctttcctccccacattttaggtatatgtcactatgttttatatcattttttgtgagttccttgactaatttttacagaaatattcatttttactgcttttgtgtttcctatatttatactgtcacttttggtctctcctttccattcaaagagtcctatttaatatttcttgcagagttGGTTTAGTGCCCACaaactcctttatcttttgtttgtctgggaaattatctctccttctgttgtGAATGATAGCCTtcctggatagaatattcttggctacaAAGTCTTCCCATTCAGcgttttgaatatatcatggcattctcttctggcttgccaaatttctgttgaaaaatctcctgctagccttatgggtttttccttgtaagttaaggcctttttttttttttttttttgctgcttttaaatttttttctttttcactatatttataaatttaattataatatgttttGGTGTCtgtctgcttttattgattttgatgattgatctctgtgcctcctggatctggatgtctgtttccttccacagGGTAGGGACGTTTTtagttatttctttgaataaattttctgtctcccctttctctctctccttcttctggagCTCCTATACAATGTAAGTtactacatttgatggagtcattgagttccctaagtctgttctcattttccataattcttctttctctcttttgttcagctaattactttccattactctgtcttctaagTCACTAATTCgttcctctccttcttccatcctgctgtcCATTCTGTCAAGCgtgcttctcattttatttattgtaccCTTTATCTCTACTATGTCATTCCTTACCTCTGTTTTAAAGGTCTcattcatgtcttccactctttcctcaaatccagtgagtatccttatgatcattgctttaatgTCTTTATATATCAGGCATGTccttatatctgttttgtttagaTCTCTGGTTGTGGCCTTGTCCTATTCATTCATTTGGGATAAACTTCTCTATCGCCTCATTTTGTCTGcccctctgtgtctgtttctgtgtgttaagaaagtcagctgtgtcttctcctcttgaaagtagtgactttatgagGAGGAGACCctggagtgccctgcagtgcCGTGTCCCCCGTTCACCAGACTCTGGCCCTTCAAGAGCGTGTTCTGTGTGTGTTCTTTACATCCTGCTGTTGTGTCTGGGTCACTTTTTCTTCCTGTGCAGTCAACTGCACTGACTCTCTGCCTGTTGAGGGCTGTGCTTGCTGTCCGTTAGTGGGACCCAAGCAGATGAGCTCTCAGGGGGCGTGCCACTGGGGAACTTGGGAGCAGAGCAGTTGGTGTTAGCAAAAGGCTGCTGGGCCACTAGTCCCCTACCAGGCTCCTGGTGGCCAGTGGCTGCATGCCAGCACACTCAGGGCCATGCCACTAAGCATGGTGGGGTGGTTTGACTCATATTGAACTGTTTTGAATTGTTTAAACATTGATTCTCTAGCTCAATGGTCACAGAGTCGGTGAGGCACCAGTCCTCAAGCATTCTTAGAGATTTGTTGAACTCATTATGGAAATAGAAGTACAATCATTTTTCTATTccaaacaaaactatttttccaCTCTGTTTTAATAAACCAGATATATTTGCATCACTCACTGGAAAGTCGCAGTTCTATCAGAAATTAGAGCACCTGATTACCACAAGAAAAGGCAGGATTGGTATCTGATACCTAAAAGCAACAATAATCAATTGGTTTTGAAATGGGCATATTAATCATAGACTTTCTGTCCTCAAAACACAGAAATGTGTCCTTGTAATAAACTGTTCCCTAGGGTCAGAGCATTATTACTAAAAATGTAGaacaaaatctaaattttttttttattctttaaagctATGGATGCTGTTCATATTCTTGAAAATCATCAACTTTAAAGATAACACAAAAAGCAGCCTATTGGCTAAAACACACAATATGCACAGGTACACATAAACACCCATACACAAAAGTGTTCTCCCATATTAAACTCTCCAACGGTAAAAAATACTGCTTGAGtaattgcttttattaatttaaaatgtttctgttctAGAGATGGTCAATATTACAAAATATGATAAGGCTTATGATTCTAACATCATTATATGTTCCTTTATGATTGATGTCCcatagttgaatttaaatttctctttgcCACTTTAAAACAAGGTGAttgcacaagtgactccattatCCTTCAGTGGTAGACAAGCATGATTTGACCTCATATCCAATTAGAATAAGTCCCAGGATTTCAAGATTTGGCACAGCTAAGATGACACTCCTCTAAACATTATAATTACCAGACAACCTCCTGGTACCCATTTAGTTTGTTACTGAATTTTTACCATGTTTGTTATTGTTACATTATATGTACACTAAGATTTGATTAAATATCTCACCATTTTGGTCTTTTCCTATATCTTACAAATCTAATTTACATTCAGTCTTTGATGTTCCAAAGACCTCAGCTAAAATATGTACTCACTTATCAGCAACATAAATATTGAATATGATTaaaatcactttcttttcttctctagatTTTCATCAACCCACAGTTTTAGGAGATTTACAGAAGTTGTGATCAATATATACCATTGTGGAGAACATAGCACTTTTTGTACTgtacaagataatttttttaatggagattctttattttctatgcataaaagtagagaaaagtaaaaagtgggaaaaataaattacaaaaattatttttaaaaagaaaacactgcttATGCTTAGGCAattcttaaatataataatttaataatttaaactgACTAGAAATGTACCTATTTTATTCCAAATGTGTTTGCTTATTCACAGCGAAATATTTGATGATGCATCACAGACAGTCCAAAAAATGGTCAAAATTATTACTCATTACATAACATTCAGGCTGAATGTGTTTACTCAATGAGCAATTATGGATTTAATATCCAAGATTGGTTATCATCTCATATAACTTGccagaatatttaaaatcaggTAGTTCTGCTGCTTTGtcagaaaaaaagtcatatttataCATGGAAATGATTCAAacataaatatttggaaaggaaataTACAATAGAATAGACAAACTGAAATCATTCCTCTCTCCCCCCAAACCATTATcagttttaaacaaataaaattacattttatgtgaTTATGTAGCTTATATAGTAAGGTATAGACAGTATGTCCCAAACTAATCTGTTCCAACaggtataataaataaaataacatatgttTAAAAGTGACATTCTCTGGTGGCAAAAAAAGAATCCTAcatgatttaaatttttcttaaaagaatatgATTGAGGCAGTCCTTCCAGTGGTAATAttcaaatgatatatttaaattagGATGGTCAGATTCTTTGGTCTATCGACTTCAACTGGATATTAGTGTAGGATCTTAAATTGTATAATGCTAACAATTGCACATAATTCTAGCAATTGATTTTAGAAAAGACAATGATAGATGTTTTGCTATCCTTATTCCAAATCAAATGGCCTTGTGTAGATTTGCCTCTCCAGAGTTTCAGATTCCACTGAGTGCTTtgtaaaaaaagacatttcctcCCTGGTATTATCACAGATACTGTTTTTAGCCTCACAAAGTGTCCAGCCAATGCAGTGAAATCCAAGCTATAGGCAAGTACAAATGttcctaaaatttgtaaatatgccactcaaaatgttatttcttttcatttccaaccCTCACGTCACCACCAGAACTCCGATAGACAGAGGGAAGGctaaaaaattattacattggTAAGTAACTCTGATAGATTAAAGAGGTTTAATTTAACAGAGATTTATAGCTGATTAACACAACACAGCAAATTTCATTGAATTTGTTTTGAATAATGCAGCACATGTTCGGTCATGCTACCCACATATCAATTTGTACTAAGCAACAGTCATTTGATAAATAGTAATCTCGTAGTCTTGAAAGAGTTAATATTCCAGTGTACAAAATAGTTTGTCCACTGGAAATCAGGTACAACTgatgatatatttgaatttttcgggaggaaaaaaacatatttagctAAGGACTTTCtacttattaatattatattgaGGAAGCCagtgataatattttgaatgttTATAAAACTTCTACATTGAGATTCCATTAGAGGAAATCTGAGACTTTGGTCTTTATGAGTTGCTATTTCATTGTCAATATTTTACTAGATAGTATTTTGTTgtaatgaaaaacatttaaaccTTTAAGTTACATATCTGATTTTAAGATGAGATACTCTACTTGGCACACAGTTTTTAAAGGACACAGTTTCTGTTAAGTGTTTTTGCTATTGtataaattaagaaacaaaattctatAAAGAGCAAAGGAACATATAGTTAGCAACATAGTAGTTTACCCCCAGCATCAAGATAAAAGTATCCTaccttttaaaaagagtttaggTTACCATGGTTAATTTTTTAAGGTTCAATTATCTGAAATCTGGAACACaggtttaaaaattatctatacTATTTAGTGTTGGTTCTGACTAGAACATTTACACATAAATGACTTGATGGGTAAAGTTTGAGATAacttacaaacacacacacgcatacaaacacatacacacacacaccttcactCTCCGCCACAAACTATAATTTAGTGTTTCCCAAATATGCTTGATGAAAACAGTTATCAGAGGgaccttttaaaacaaatgatagaACTTTCCAAGGAGATTCTGATTATCTAGATACAGAGATATTCACAAATATATCTTATATAGATGCAAATCACCAACTCTTTCTACTATGTTATAGTTTTGTTGAAGAActttaaaacacaagaaaacatgGCTCTAATTTCTGCAAAGCACTCCAGTAACAAACCTGAGAGTGGCCCTAAATAGCTTTTTTGGAGCAAACTAGAGCCATAGTTTATGAAACATAGTTTACCTGTGCATTTTTTCTTCTCCTAGACTTTTAGGATTATTAAGGCAATCAAATACTGAAATGAATTATTAAAGAATATTGCTTTGAaatatctataaaagaaaaactatctgGTTTAGATATTTACTTGTCCAAATAGATTATCAATCTAGGACACATTCAGCACTGTATCTAAGGATCTATAGCTCTTTGATTCTTTATCAATTATCACTAAACCGATTAGATGACTTCATAAATGAACAGAGAACAGTTCAAAACAGTTTGTCAGTAACACGAATAATAATGATCTTCAGTGACAAAGTAATAAAGCCAATGTCTAATAAAGTCAAATAGAGTTTTATGTTTCACTATTGTTTTCAAATACTATGGTTATTGACATCTGAAAAAGAGTTCCGTCATATACTTAGCTCTTTATCTAGTTGAATGTGCAACTTTTAatagagagagaccacatttatGATCCTGACTATGGTTACCCAGTGCTACCGACTGCCAACTGAAAACTTTGTTACGGTTGTTGCTATAAACCAAGGTATTCCCTGGTTTATTTTCAGCCTTTCACTGTGTAATGAATCAATCATCCCACTTGTTTGTTTATAACTATGACACATCATTTGTTTTCCAATGAGAAATCTTCAAAAAGTATAggaaaaaagcaattattttgtGATACTCATTTGCAATAAAAGTTTGCACACTCTTTCTCCACTTGAATACacttagcatttttatttaaaattactgtcCCCGCCCCGTCCCTGAACCATATTCTTGAATTAACATGTAACTCTCTATatgttctgtatttcttttcataaGCAGAATTAGAGACTTATTCAAAAGGCTGATAGCATATGAGCTCATAAACGAGAGGCAACCTCTTAGAAGTGCAAGTTTTCTCAACTATGCTGTGTTTCTAGGCATCTGTCAAGAAGGAAGCAAACATGAAAATGAGTAAGACCTTGAGCAGTGTGTGTATATCTTGCCAGCAGTGCTTTGTATTTTAAACAGAGTCCACTTTTATTAGGTTATTGTTGGTCATTAATGGAGAGGGTTTGCACTTAACCCTATGTGCTGCATCATTCGAACTATCCACAAAGAATATTCTGGCTGTACACAGTGAGACTATAATCCTTCTGTATTCCTTTCTGAAATTTTGGTTCAGTAGTCCATATATAATTGCATTGAGGCAGCTGTTGAAATATGCCATATAGTAACTGGCCACAAATAGCCACTCTGGGaccctgggctccatgctgacaGGGTCTGAAGCCACAGCGAGACCAATAAAGTTGAGAGGAGCCCAACAGATGGcaaaaaggacaaaaaccacaaaCATGGTGACAAAATTCCTCAAGTCCTGTGGTTTCATTTTGGGTTTATTGTCAGGTTTCACCCTCCATCTGACCTGAAGAACCAGGATCCATATTCTTAGGTAACAGAAGATGACTATGGTCATGGGAACTATGAAATGGAAAACCACTACGGCTATGGTGTATGCTGAACTGATAGACTATGCAAAGGTGCAGGAGTAGATCCTTGGGTCATACTGCAGGGTTCCAGTTCGCAAGTTGGGCATGACCGCCACGAGCGTCAGCATCCATATCAGAAACACGTGGCAGAGGGAATTCTTGTTACTGTACACCTTGTCGTACTTGAGACTGTGGCAGATGTAGCAGTAACGGTTAATGGCAATTCCAGTGATATTGAATATGGAGCCAATGACACTGAGGCCCATCAGGAAACCACTGATTTGGCAGTGCAAATAGCCCAGATTCCATCCATTGTTAAATATAGATGTCAGCGCCAAGGGGTATGGGTAAACAGCCACCGCCAGGTCTGCAACTGCAAGGCTCACCACAAATATATTTCCTAAAAGAGAAAGGTTTAGGAAGTACGGGTTATCACCAGTTTTATATGGATTGCATTGGTTTtctttcaaagttattatttttttaaagagctgttTCTGCACCTCCGGTAACCTGGCATCACAGCTACTGCCATATTACAACTGAAATGGAGGCCATTTTCATCAGGAAGCAAGCCCACTGTTGCCCCTTGTCAGACCAATTCTCCTGTTCACAAATTCCTGCATTCCTAAGACAAGGCATAGTCCATGTTCAAAACTGTTGTTTATCAAACTGTTTGGTTGCTATTCTTGGACAGCAATGAATCCTTGACCCTTGGTACAATAGTTAAGAGAAAAAGGGTTTTTGCATCGACTGTCTGGGCTAGAATATTGACTTCACCCCTTCCTAGCTGTCTAAATGGGGCAAGTTATATTATCTCACCAAAtgtcaatttcctcttctgtaagatgGGGTTAATGACAGTACCCTCTTGATAAGGCTATGATGAGGACACATTGAGGCAATCTGTGTCAAGTGTTGAGCAGTATCTGTCACataagtgctcaattaatgttGTTGGTATTCTACAACACTCTCACCTCAATCCAAAGGAAAAGGTAGAAATACTTCTAGATTTCATAAAGAACTTAcggtataaaaaaattaaaccctaaatattttctatgttaaTATAATAACACAtttgaaagtataaaaacaaGGAACTCTAGTCAAATTTTCTAAGATAATCTGCAAAGTATGTTCTTTACTTTTGTAGCTCATTTGCCTTAGTTTCTTACTATTCCTTCTGCCTTCAATGgctcttctaatttttaaaatgctacccATTTTCCCAAATCCATCTTAAATGGAAATGCCTCAAGCCTTTACTTATTTGCCCAACTACATGGAAGACCTTCCTCTTTCGCAGGCTTCTAAATCACTTTATTTGTACCACATTTAATTTAGATTAAATTGTAATAAATTTCAATAAAACCTTATTAAGTGCATTCAGTAGGTACTGGATAAACAGGAAAGAACAGACAGGGATCCTATGATCCTCAAactgagaaaaaattaaaagagagaaagaagtgtaAGAGTATGTGTAGAAAAAAAGGGAGCAAGGAATGGAGTGAGCTAGGAAGAAGTGGGGAGGAACATTCCAGGAGGAGTGACCatatattttgccttttgttatatttattcgTAAACTTAAGTTTCCTGTATTTCTATACCATAGTACCCTAAGAGTGTGTCCTCCTTGTAATCGGATCTTGAATAGTAGTTCCCAGTGAGACTTTTGCTCAAATGCTTGATGGCAGATATTAAATTGTCATCTCccaatatctgaaataaaaccaCCTTTGTATCTGAGGTTCctatttgattaattttattcCACATCCCTccaaaaattgcaaagaaatgaagtaaaaaagcAGGTGTGCCTAAAAACAAAGGGAAGGTTTTGACATATAGGTAGGAATTTCAGATAAATTGTTGTAAAAACAATTTCTTGAAAACTGGTTACATGAGACCAAATGAAagcaataaaaacatatttatttttccccacagAACAATTTCAATCaccaatgaaatatttaaattctcaagtggttttgttttaatgaatttttaactcaaaatgcataatacttaaaaaatacttataataTATGAAATTCAGCTACAAATTATCATCGAAGCAGTCCATTTTTACCCAGAACGCTATGATGACAAACTgacatagatttatttttaaagagcttaaaaataagatcataaACAATGTCTTCTTTCATAGCTTTAATCTTCTGTTCCATTTAGTTTATAACAATTATGCTTCTTTTTTGT
It encodes:
- the MTNR1A gene encoding LOW QUALITY PROTEIN: melatonin receptor type 1A (The sequence of the model RefSeq protein was modified relative to this genomic sequence to represent the inferred CDS: substituted 1 base at 1 genomic stop codon), translating into MDGPCGAPGGTPRGNGSVLLNASQWAPGGGEGAGPRPSWVACTLAFILIFTIVVDILGNLLVILSVYRNKKLRNAGNIFVVSLAVADLAVAVYPYPLALTSIFNNGWNLGYLHCQISGFLMGLSVIGSIFNITGIAINRYCYICHSLKYDKVYSNKNSLCHVFLIWMLTLVAVMPNLRTGTLQYDPRIYSCTFAXSISSAYTIAVVVFHFIVPMTIVIFCYLRIWILVLQVRWRVKPDNKPKMKPQDLRNFVTMFVVFVLFAICWAPLNFIGLAVASDPVSMEPRVPEWLFVASYYMAYFNSCLNAIIYGLLNQNFRKEYRRIIVSLCTARIFFVDSSNDAAHRVKCKPSPLMTNNNLIKVDSV